The Geovibrio ferrireducens genome includes a region encoding these proteins:
- the fusA gene encoding elongation factor G, protein MEKTIPLNLQRNIGIMAHIDAGKTTTTERILFYTGMSHKIGEVHDGGATTDWMEQEKERGITITSATVQCFWNNHRINVIDTPGHVDFTIEVERSLKVLDGAVTVLCAVGGVQPQTETVWRQADKYGVPRIIFVNKMDRSGSDYFKVLSDIKSKLGANPLPIQLPMGAEDAFEGIIDLVKMQSVTWDGEQLGAKYTYSDIPANLLEQAKEYREKLMDAVCELDDDLMNKYFEGEEITEAEIIAGLRKGCIGRKFIPVTCGTAFKNKGVQTLLNAVVDLLPSPIDIPPIKGKSMSGDGEIERKADDSEPFAALAFKIMTDPYMGQLTYFRVYSGCLEAGNYTLNSTKDKKERIGRLVKMQANKREEIKEIHAGDICATVGLKYTTTGDTLCDENKPVILESMEFPEPVISVAIEPKSKNDQDKLSIALGKLASEDPSFRVKVDEETGQTVISGMGELHLEIIVDRLMREFKVEANVGNPQVAYRETFRKSVKTEGKYIKQTGGRGQYGHVWLEIAPLAPGEGFQFVNNIVGGTVPKEYIPAVQKGIEEALESGVSAGFPVVDCKATLTDGSYHDVDSNEMAFKIAGSMAFKAGMRNADPVILEPIMKVEVVSPDEYTGDVMGDLSSRRGKIEGMEMRGSAQVINCFVPLKEMFGYSTNLRSITQGRATYSMQFDHYEQVPNSVAEEIKKANS, encoded by the coding sequence GTGGAAAAAACTATACCATTAAACCTTCAGCGTAACATCGGTATCATGGCTCACATTGATGCCGGTAAAACCACAACCACTGAAAGAATTCTTTTCTATACAGGTATGTCACACAAAATCGGTGAGGTACATGACGGCGGAGCCACTACCGACTGGATGGAGCAGGAGAAAGAGCGTGGTATCACGATCACTTCAGCGACAGTACAGTGCTTCTGGAACAACCACCGCATTAACGTTATCGATACACCCGGACACGTTGACTTCACAATCGAAGTTGAGCGTTCACTTAAGGTTCTTGACGGTGCTGTTACTGTTTTATGTGCAGTGGGCGGCGTTCAGCCTCAGACTGAAACTGTCTGGAGACAGGCAGACAAGTACGGCGTTCCCCGTATCATTTTCGTTAATAAAATGGACAGATCCGGTTCTGACTACTTCAAAGTTCTGAGTGATATTAAGTCGAAACTCGGCGCTAATCCCCTTCCCATACAGCTCCCCATGGGCGCTGAAGACGCTTTTGAGGGCATAATAGACCTCGTTAAAATGCAGTCAGTAACATGGGACGGAGAGCAGCTCGGAGCTAAATACACTTACAGCGACATTCCCGCTAATCTTCTTGAGCAGGCGAAAGAATACCGTGAAAAACTCATGGATGCTGTTTGCGAATTAGATGACGATCTTATGAACAAGTACTTCGAAGGCGAAGAGATAACCGAAGCTGAAATCATCGCAGGTCTCAGAAAAGGCTGCATCGGACGCAAGTTCATACCTGTGACATGCGGAACTGCTTTCAAAAACAAAGGTGTTCAGACTCTTCTGAACGCGGTTGTTGATCTTCTCCCCAGCCCCATCGACATTCCCCCCATAAAAGGGAAAAGCATGAGCGGCGACGGCGAAATCGAAAGAAAAGCTGATGACAGTGAGCCTTTTGCTGCTCTCGCATTCAAGATTATGACTGACCCCTACATGGGACAGCTTACATACTTCAGGGTATATTCAGGCTGCCTTGAAGCAGGTAACTATACTCTTAACTCCACTAAGGACAAAAAAGAGCGTATAGGCCGTCTTGTAAAAATGCAGGCTAACAAACGTGAGGAAATAAAAGAGATTCACGCTGGCGATATTTGTGCGACAGTTGGTCTTAAATACACTACCACAGGCGACACTCTCTGCGATGAGAACAAACCTGTAATTCTTGAATCAATGGAGTTCCCTGAGCCCGTTATTTCGGTTGCCATCGAACCCAAAAGCAAGAACGATCAGGATAAGCTTTCCATAGCTCTCGGCAAACTTGCTTCAGAAGACCCCTCTTTCAGAGTTAAGGTTGATGAGGAAACAGGCCAGACAGTTATTTCCGGTATGGGTGAGCTTCACCTTGAAATCATCGTTGACAGGCTTATGAGAGAATTCAAAGTAGAAGCCAACGTGGGTAACCCCCAGGTTGCATACCGCGAAACTTTCAGAAAATCTGTCAAAACTGAAGGGAAATACATCAAGCAGACAGGCGGCAGAGGCCAGTATGGTCACGTTTGGCTTGAGATTGCTCCCCTCGCACCCGGAGAAGGCTTCCAGTTCGTCAACAATATTGTCGGCGGTACTGTTCCGAAGGAATATATCCCCGCAGTACAGAAAGGTATTGAAGAAGCTCTTGAATCAGGCGTTTCCGCAGGCTTCCCCGTTGTTGACTGCAAAGCGACGCTTACCGACGGTTCATACCACGATGTCGACTCTAACGAGATGGCATTCAAAATTGCCGGTTCAATGGCTTTCAAAGCCGGTATGAGAAATGCAGATCCCGTTATACTTGAGCCTATCATGAAAGTTGAAGTTGTATCTCCCGATGAATACACGGGTGATGTAATGGGTGACCTCAGCTCAAGAAGAGGCAAGATCGAAGGTATGGAAATGAGAGGTTCCGCTCAGGTAATCAACTGCTTCGTGCCCCTTAAGGAAATGTTCGGTTATTCAACAAATCTCCGTTCAATAACTCAGGGACGCGCAACTTACAGCATGCAGTTTGACCACTATGAGCAGGTTCCCAACAGCGTAGCTGAAGAAATTAAGAAAGCTAATTCATAA
- the rpsG gene encoding 30S ribosomal protein S7 produces MARRRVAKRREVNIDPIYKDAIVTKFINILMLDGRKSVAERVFYETIDTIGQKTGENGIDVFRKAIENVKPQLEVKSRRVGGATYQVPIEVRPLRKQALSIKWIIAAARSKKERTMVDRLAGELIDAAGGKGIAFKKKEDTHRMAEANRAFAHFRW; encoded by the coding sequence ATGGCAAGAAGAAGAGTTGCTAAAAGGCGTGAGGTAAATATCGACCCTATTTACAAGGACGCGATTGTTACCAAATTCATCAACATCCTCATGCTTGACGGAAGAAAATCCGTTGCAGAAAGAGTTTTTTATGAAACGATCGATACTATCGGCCAGAAAACCGGCGAAAACGGCATAGATGTTTTCAGAAAAGCTATCGAAAATGTTAAGCCTCAGCTTGAAGTTAAATCAAGAAGAGTGGGCGGCGCAACTTATCAGGTTCCCATCGAAGTGCGTCCCTTAAGAAAACAGGCTCTCAGCATCAAATGGATCATTGCTGCTGCAAGAAGCAAAAAAGAAAGAACCATGGTAGACCGTCTTGCAGGTGAACTCATCGATGCCGCAGGCGGAAAAGGTATTGCTTTCAAAAAGAAAGAAGATACCCACAGAATGGCAGAAGCTAACAGAGCTTTCGCTCACTTCAGATGGTAA
- the rpsL gene encoding 30S ribosomal protein S12 produces the protein MPTLNQLVRKGRKQVLKKTKSPALQGNPQRRGVCTRVYTTTPKKPNSALRKVARVRLTSGIEVTAYIPGIGHNLQEHSVVLVRGGRVKDLPGVRYKIVRGALDTDGVKDRKKSRSKYGVKKPK, from the coding sequence GTGCCTACTTTGAACCAATTGGTCAGAAAAGGAAGAAAACAGGTCCTTAAAAAGACCAAATCTCCTGCATTGCAGGGCAACCCCCAGAGAAGGGGAGTTTGCACCAGAGTGTATACTACTACACCGAAAAAACCCAACTCGGCTCTTAGAAAAGTCGCAAGGGTAAGGCTTACGTCAGGTATCGAGGTAACAGCGTATATTCCCGGTATCGGCCACAACCTTCAGGAACACTCAGTTGTTCTCGTAAGGGGCGGAAGGGTAAAAGACCTTCCCGGTGTGCGCTACAAAATCGTTCGCGGCGCGCTTGATACAGACGGCGTTAAGGACAGGAAAAAATCCCGCTCCAAATACGGCGTTAAGAAACCGAAATAA